The following are encoded together in the Citrobacter arsenatis genome:
- the rpoD gene encoding RNA polymerase sigma factor RpoD → MEQNPQSQLKLLVQRGKEQGYLTYAEVNDHLPEDIVDSDQIEDIIQMINDMGIQVMEEAPDADDLLLAETSNSTDEDAEEAAAQVLSSVESEIGRTTDPVRMYMREMGTVELLTREGEIDIAKRIEDGINQVQCSVAEYPEAITYLLEQYDRVEAEEARLSDLITGFVDPNAEEDMAPTATHVGSELSQEELDDDEDEDEEDGDDDSSDDDNSIDPELAREKFGELRTQYEITRDTIKAKGRSHAAAQEEIQKLSEVFKQFRLVPKQFDYLVNSMRVMMDRVRTQERLIMKLCVEQCKMPKKNFITLFTGNETSETWFNAAIAMNKPWSEKLHDVADDVHRGLQKLQQIEEETGLTIEQVKDINRRMSIGEAKARRAKKEMVEANLRLVISIAKKYTNRGLQFLDLIQEGNIGLMKAVDKFEYRRGYKFSTYATWWIRQAITRSIADQARTIRIPVHMIETINKLNRISRQMLQEMGREPTPEELAERMLMPEDKIRKVLKIAKEPISMETPIGDDEDSHLGDFIEDTTLELPLDSATTESLRAATHDVLAGLTAREAKVLRMRFGIDMNTDHTLEEVGKQFDVTRERIRQIEAKALRKLRHPSRSEVLRSFLDD, encoded by the coding sequence ATGGAGCAAAACCCGCAGTCACAGCTGAAGCTTCTTGTCCAACGTGGTAAGGAGCAAGGCTATCTGACCTATGCCGAGGTCAATGACCATCTGCCGGAAGATATCGTCGATTCAGATCAAATCGAAGACATCATCCAAATGATCAATGACATGGGTATTCAGGTGATGGAAGAAGCACCTGATGCCGATGATCTGCTGCTTGCTGAAACCTCCAACAGCACCGATGAAGACGCGGAAGAAGCGGCTGCCCAGGTTCTGTCCAGCGTTGAGTCCGAAATCGGTCGTACAACTGACCCGGTCCGCATGTACATGCGTGAAATGGGTACCGTTGAACTGTTAACCCGTGAAGGCGAAATCGACATCGCTAAACGCATCGAAGACGGGATTAACCAGGTTCAATGTTCTGTTGCCGAATACCCAGAAGCTATCACCTACCTGCTCGAGCAGTACGATCGCGTAGAAGCTGAAGAAGCGCGTCTTTCCGATTTGATCACCGGCTTTGTCGATCCGAACGCGGAAGAAGACATGGCACCAACGGCGACGCACGTCGGATCTGAACTCTCTCAGGAAGAGTTGGATGACGATGAAGACGAAGATGAAGAAGATGGCGACGACGACAGCAGCGATGACGACAACAGCATCGACCCTGAATTAGCGCGTGAAAAATTCGGTGAACTGCGTACTCAGTACGAAATCACTCGCGACACCATCAAAGCGAAAGGCCGCAGCCATGCTGCCGCGCAGGAAGAAATTCAGAAGCTGTCTGAAGTGTTCAAACAGTTCCGCCTGGTGCCGAAGCAGTTCGACTACCTGGTAAACAGCATGCGCGTCATGATGGACCGCGTGCGTACTCAGGAACGTCTGATCATGAAGCTCTGCGTTGAGCAGTGCAAAATGCCGAAGAAAAACTTCATCACTCTGTTCACCGGCAACGAAACCAGCGAAACCTGGTTCAACGCGGCAATCGCGATGAACAAACCGTGGTCTGAAAAACTGCACGACGTGGCAGATGACGTTCACCGCGGCCTGCAGAAGCTGCAGCAGATTGAAGAAGAAACCGGCCTGACCATCGAGCAGGTTAAAGATATCAACCGTCGTATGTCTATCGGTGAAGCGAAAGCCCGCCGTGCGAAAAAAGAGATGGTTGAAGCAAACTTACGTCTGGTTATCTCTATCGCCAAAAAATACACCAACCGTGGCCTGCAGTTCCTGGATCTGATTCAGGAAGGTAACATCGGTCTGATGAAAGCGGTTGATAAGTTTGAATACCGTCGTGGTTACAAGTTCTCCACCTATGCAACCTGGTGGATCCGTCAGGCGATCACCCGTTCGATCGCGGATCAGGCTCGTACCATCCGTATCCCGGTACATATGATTGAGACCATCAACAAGCTCAACCGTATCTCCCGTCAGATGCTGCAAGAGATGGGTCGTGAGCCGACGCCGGAAGAACTGGCTGAACGCATGCTAATGCCGGAAGACAAGATCCGTAAAGTGCTGAAGATCGCTAAAGAGCCTATCTCCATGGAAACGCCGATCGGCGACGATGAAGATTCGCATCTGGGTGATTTCATCGAGGATACCACCCTCGAGCTGCCGCTGGACTCTGCGACCACCGAGAGCCTGCGTGCCGCAACGCACGACGTTCTGGCTGGCCTGACCGCGCGTGAAGCAAAAGTTCTGCGTATGCGTTTCGGTATCGATATGAACACCGACCACACGCTGGAAGAAGTGGGTAAACAGTTCGACGTTACCCGTGAACGTATCCGTCAGATCGAAGCGAAGGCGCTGCGTAAACTGCGTCACCCGAGCCGCTCTGAAGTACTGCGTAGCTTCCTCGACGATTAA
- the mug gene encoding G/U mismatch-specific DNA glycosylase, protein MVKDILAPGLRVVFCGINPGLSSAGTGFPFAHPANRFWKVIHQAGFTDRQLKPEEAQHLLDFRCGVTKFVDRPTVQANEVKLQEMRSGGRLLIEKIEEYQPAALAILGKQAFEQGLSQRGAQWGKQTLTIGATQIWVLPNPSGLSRITLDKLVEAYREVDVALKARGL, encoded by the coding sequence ATGGTTAAGGACATACTGGCGCCGGGGCTGCGCGTGGTGTTTTGCGGCATCAATCCGGGGCTATCTTCCGCAGGTACAGGATTCCCCTTTGCACACCCCGCTAATCGCTTCTGGAAGGTCATCCATCAGGCGGGATTTACCGATCGTCAGCTAAAACCTGAAGAGGCACAGCACCTGCTGGACTTCCGCTGCGGCGTGACTAAGTTTGTCGACAGACCAACGGTACAAGCCAATGAAGTGAAGCTACAGGAGATGCGTAGCGGCGGCCGTCTGCTGATTGAGAAAATTGAGGAGTATCAGCCAGCCGCGCTTGCGATCCTCGGGAAGCAGGCATTTGAGCAGGGTCTTAGCCAACGTGGGGCGCAGTGGGGAAAACAGACGCTGACCATTGGCGCGACGCAAATATGGGTATTGCCAAATCCCAGCGGGTTAAGCCGGATCACGCTGGATAAACTGGTGGAGGCGTACCGGGAGGTGGATGTGGCGTTGAAGGCGCGCGGCCTGTAG
- a CDS encoding abortive infection family protein, producing MDSLLDTLQNDLERALALQNILLDRATGKGDDEVAYKQLRHYFLNSTSLTNHLPQFVRTCRSLSQFWQYIKQTESYAPRRKIIWDEFQPLLDFLEHKNASPSDILITDGLKSYDEAGVNDAWAKALERRLRDPEGAITAARSLVETVCKHILDDLNVTYDRNTDMGELYKLVAKELNLAPEQHTEQIFKQILGGCSAIVNGLGTLRNRLGDAHGTGRKPTKASDRHALLAVNLAGSMSVFLIQTWKNKII from the coding sequence ATGGATAGCTTGCTTGACACGTTACAAAATGATTTAGAGCGAGCTCTCGCCCTACAGAACATCCTTTTGGATCGGGCAACAGGAAAGGGAGATGATGAGGTTGCATATAAGCAATTACGGCATTACTTCCTGAACTCTACCAGCCTAACCAACCATCTTCCTCAATTTGTCAGAACGTGTCGTTCACTTAGCCAATTCTGGCAATACATTAAACAAACAGAAAGTTACGCCCCTAGGCGTAAGATCATTTGGGATGAATTCCAACCTTTGCTTGACTTTTTAGAGCATAAAAATGCCTCACCATCAGATATTTTGATTACTGACGGACTCAAGAGCTATGATGAAGCCGGTGTTAACGATGCTTGGGCCAAAGCTTTAGAGCGAAGATTGCGAGATCCTGAAGGCGCAATCACCGCCGCGAGAAGTCTCGTAGAAACTGTTTGTAAGCACATATTAGATGACCTAAATGTTACTTACGATCGTAATACTGATATGGGTGAGCTATACAAATTAGTAGCAAAAGAGCTAAATCTTGCACCAGAGCAACATACAGAACAAATTTTTAAGCAAATTCTTGGTGGATGTTCTGCCATCGTAAATGGCCTTGGCACATTAAGAAATAGATTAGGAGATGCTCATGGCACAGGGAGAAAACCTACAAAAGCATCTGATAGGCATGCTTTACTTGCCGTAAACTTAGCAGGTAGTATGAGTGTTTTCCTCATACAGACATGGAAAAATAAAATAATATAA